In Longimicrobium sp., the following are encoded in one genomic region:
- a CDS encoding YggS family pyridoxal phosphate-dependent enzyme: MDSAQVAARVHEVRERIERARERAGRSDPVTLVAVTKTHPADAVRAVKAAGVADVGENRVQELEDKVAEVGRETVGWHLIGHLQRNKAGKALPLFDLIHSLDSLRLAEALSAEAVKRDVEVRALVQVNASGEGTKGGFEPEALVEGVGRIVEMPGMRVEGLMTMAPFTGDEQVVRAAFRRTRELLDEVARQVPGVAGRQLSMGMSNDFEIAVEEGSTLVRVGSVLFGERG, encoded by the coding sequence ATGGATTCGGCACAGGTTGCGGCGCGCGTACACGAAGTCAGGGAGAGGATCGAGCGGGCGCGGGAGCGCGCCGGGCGCTCTGATCCGGTCACGCTGGTGGCGGTCACCAAGACCCATCCGGCCGATGCGGTGCGGGCGGTGAAGGCGGCGGGGGTCGCTGACGTGGGCGAGAACCGCGTGCAGGAGCTGGAGGACAAGGTCGCCGAAGTCGGGCGCGAGACGGTCGGGTGGCACCTGATCGGGCACCTCCAGCGCAACAAGGCGGGGAAGGCGCTCCCCCTCTTCGACCTGATCCACTCGCTCGACTCCCTGCGTCTTGCCGAAGCGCTCTCCGCCGAGGCCGTAAAGCGCGACGTCGAAGTGAGGGCGCTGGTGCAGGTGAACGCGTCGGGGGAGGGGACCAAGGGCGGCTTCGAGCCGGAAGCGCTGGTGGAGGGCGTCGGGCGGATCGTGGAGATGCCAGGAATGCGGGTGGAGGGGCTGATGACGATGGCGCCCTTTACCGGCGACGAGCAGGTGGTGCGCGCGGCGTTCCGGCGCACGCGCGAGCTGCTGGACGAGGTGGCGCGGCAGGTGCCGGGAGTGGCCGGGCGGCAGCTGTCGATGGGGATGAGCAACGACTTCGAGATTGCGGTGGAGGAGGGGAGCACCCTCGTTCGCGTGGGCTCGGTTCTCTTTGGGGAGCGGGGATGA